In Streptomyces nojiriensis, the sequence GGCCCGCGAGCCCGGGGTAGGGCCGTCGGTCCGGTCGACGGGAGCCGTGCCGCCCGCCGGGATCTCGGTCACGTCGCTGTTGAGGAGGACCGGGTACGGGCTCTGCACGGCGCCGGTGACCGCGCCCGCGGGGAGCGTGGTGCGGATGAACTCCGGGCCCGGGCCGAGGCCGGGGGCGGTCACCGGGTGCTCGCGGGTGCCGCCGGACAGGGCGCGCACGTTGTCGGGGTACGGGTCGGCGGACCGTGCCCGTCCCGCCCAGTCCTCCAGGGTGAAGATGCCGGGGTAGCCCTGGCTGACGGTGGTGATGATGTCGGCCGAGGCGGGGCCGCCGGCCATGCGCGGGGCGAACGCCCGCTCCACCATGCCGGCGTCGAAGTCGGCGTACCGCACGGGGAGGACGACGGCGCGGATCTCCGCGGGGCTGCCGTCGGCGAGGGTCACGCGCCGCCCGTTGAGCCGGAGGGCGGCCGACCCCGACGGGTTGGCGCGGCGTATCTCGGCGTCGAGCCCGAAGGGGTCGAACCCGCTGATGAAGACGCGCCGTACGCCGGGCGTGGTGCGGAAGGCGTTGTTCGTCAGGCCCCGGGAGGCGTCCTCGAGGCGGGCGCGCAGCGCGGCCCGGTCTGCGGTGAACTCCGGCTGCCAGCGGGCGAGTGCGGCGGTCATGCCGAGCCGCGCCCAGTACAGCGGCCGGTCGTCCCCGGGGGCGAGGTCGCCGCCGGGCCGCTGTCCCTGGGCCCGCCGTACGGAGGCCTGCCACAGGGCCTCGCCCCAGTCGGTGACGAGCCGGCCGGCCTCGGCGGGGTCGCGGGTCGCGCACAGCGCGGCGGGGAACCGCCGGACGAAGTCCCCGAACCCGCCGCGCTCGACTAGGGCCGTGGTGCGGGCGTC encodes:
- a CDS encoding pyroglutamyl peptidase — its product is MMLLRRAASAAALLATVLPLAVASPAHADVAAPAQAADGSTACRAAASVPLDAEQARLSDARTTALVERGGFGDFVRRFPAALCATRDPAEAGRLVTDWGEALWQASVRRAQGQRPGGDLAPGDDRPLYWARLGMTAALARWQPEFTADRAALRARLEDASRGLTNNAFRTTPGVRRVFISGFDPFGLDAEIRRANPSGSAALRLNGRRVTLADGSPAEIRAVVLPVRYADFDAGMVERAFAPRMAGGPASADIITTVSQGYPGIFTLEDWAGRARSADPYPDNVRALSGGTREHPVTAPGLGPGPEFIRTTLPAGAVTGAVQSPYPVLLNSDVTEIPAGGTAPVDRTDGPTPGSRAVAGGGGGYLSNEVAYRSNRLRTELAPHLPGGHLHTPVLTGLPADPQELTGPEFERNESAIAAEVRAVLEHAAARR